The following is a genomic window from Clostridium fungisolvens.
GTAACACCTTAATTCGTTATTTTATTATAATATACTTATTGAAATTAGTAAATTTGTTTTTTTTACATACTAACTCAGATGCAATTCGTAACAATTAAATGAATTTGTTGAAGATTTATTATTGGTGTCTATAAATCAGCTTTCCTAATTAAGTATTTTTTGTTAATAATATTATTAACTATAATCATAAGTGCGGGAAATAACGCTGCAAAGCTCGGTCCAATGTTAAAACTCAAAACACCTGTACTAATTGATAATCCTAATATAATGTAGCAAAATCCTATTGTAGAAAATAATATTTTAATACTATTAAGATATGCACGCTCGTTGAGTATATTAAATTTTTTCGGGTTTGGGTATAACCATTTTTTTGCTCCTATAAATGTAAAAATTAAATAAGCAGATCCTAATACAATAAGTGAGTAGGATATAAATTTGATTATGATATTCATACGTAAGTCTCCTTATTTATAGATAGTATAAGATTTAGTATGTTAAGCTTAGCACATGCTTTTTTAATACTAAAAAGTGATCTATAAGTTTTATAAACTTCTATATATAATTATATCTGGAATTTTAGGGAAAGTAATATCAATTTTGTGGTATTGATAATACTAATATATTAGAGTATAATCCAAAGAAAAACTTAGTATATGGATTCATTAGAAAAATTGAATTGTACATGGTTGAAAAGTTATGCCCCAATGATCTTAAGACATGGGCAAATTGGTATAATAAGTTAATGAGCTGGATGAAATTTATTATTAAAATGATAACATACACTTTATAATATAGCAGTACTTATGAATAGTTGGAGGACAGGTTTTATGATAAGAATATGGGGAAAAGTGATTAAAAGTAATAAGATAATTATGGATGATGTGGCTACTTCTGATAATGAAGATAACTTTGAAGTTGCTGTAAAAGAATGTATAAACGAGCTTTGTGACAAGTTTGATATCTCAAAGCCTTATTGGTTAGATACAAATACAAGAGAGTACAATAGAAGAAGAAAGACTACCTTTAATGAAGATAACTTCATCGAAGATATAGAATTTGATAGATTCATAGTTGAACAATTAGAAGATGAGAAATAAAATATCTAGAAAAATAAATAACAACTTTTAAGTAAAATAATATTAAAAGAAGCCTCAATTATAGAGGCTTCTTTTGTTGTTATATAAATATTTTGTATTATGTTTTATGGAGATTATGCTTATTTCCAACGTTTAAGAGTTGGTAATAAGTTTGTCATTTCTTTTCTTGCTTCTTCTTCTCCTATTGCTTTTCCTAAAATAGGTACAATTAAATCAATCATTTCCTTCATAGTCATATTAGGAACTATAAATTTTCCGTCTTTATAGCAATTTGTGCAGTAAATGCTTTTACTTCCGTCCGGATCTGTTGCTATGAAATGTGAGTGTTCTTCGTTAAAGGGTAAACCACAGCTTTGACACATTGTTACTTCTGCCATTTTTATCATTCCTTCCATATAGTATATAAATACTTAATCAACAGTTAGCCTATACCACAGATGTAAATTGATTTTATTATAAATGATACGGATTATTTTGTATATAAAAGGAGTTTGTTATTTTTATTAGATAAACTCATTTAACTCTTTAAAAAGCTATCAAGTGAACCATCATTTTTAAATAAGTTCCTTAAATCTCCACCATACTTTTTTTCTAAGGTTTTCCTGTCATATTTATAAGGTTTCTCACCTATATCCTCTACATTAAAGTCCACCGAGTCAGCATTTTTTATAAGTGCTAACAAAACTACAGCATTCTTCTCTAGGAGTTCTTCAATCTGTACGTTGCTCCAAAACTTAGTGTAGTCTTCTTCTTTAGAATTTTTATTTGCTTTATAATTAATGGTCATTCCATAGGGTTCTTTAGCAGTTTGTAGACTAAATCCTGCACTATAAGAATTGGCAGGAAGTTTTGAGATTATATTTGCTACAGCACTATTATCACCGACGTAAGAGTCCTTATATTTTATCAAATCATAGGTACTAATTTTAGAAGTAGTTTGTTTAGTTTGATTTGATATTTTAGCTGAATTATTATTGCAACCTATTAAAGTCAATGACAATACTACGATTATAGGGGCTATTTTTTTAAATCTATTATTCATTCAAATTCTCCTATCCTAATGCCTTACAAAAGGCAATGCTTTATTAAAAGAATAACATAACTATATCACATACTAGTTATTTAAAAATGAAATAAAATAAACAAATTATGGATGTTGACTTAGCAAATTATAGTACGGTTTTCTTTTTTAAAAGTGAAAAAAATTTACAATTATACAATAATATTGCTAATTTTGTAAAATAAAAATATAATTTAGATTATGGACAACTATGCTATAAAATTAAGGCTGGGATTTTCTAATGGATAAAAAGGTGAAAAGGGGTCAGGTTATGAAAAAGCGAAAACATAGACTTGTTGGTATGACAAGAAAATTATTTATATTAATCTTTATTACACTTATACCATTAACTTTCCTAGTAGTATATGAAATTAAAAGTAATTTTACATCAAGTATTAATCAAGAACTAAATTCAAGCCAAGACTATTGCGAAGCTATAAGCAGTTCGTTTACAAACTATATTACCAAGGTCTGGACCAATCAATACTCAATTGGACTTTCCATGGCCTTAAACACAAAGTGGACACAGAGTGACATAGAGAAATTTATGAATGCTGTGCTTCCTTATGACAACGGTATATTTAGCTATACCTGGTTAAAGCCAAATGGCGATGTAGTAACAAGTACAAGTGCTGGAGTTAGAGGGAAAAATATATCTGACAGAGATTATGTACAAGCTATAATGCAAGGGAAAGATAAAGTTATTGGAGATTTAAGATATGCTGCAAATGGATATGATTTAATAATTCCAGTGGCAAGAGCTATACGAGTTAATGGAGTATTGCAAGGGATAATTATAAGTAATATTGATATAAAAAGATTGGATAGTGTACTGCCGGCTAGAAGAACAGGAAAGTCAAGTAAATATGGATTGATAGACAAGAATGGACGAATTGTTTACGCAAATGACATCAAGGGGTTATCCTATGACCAAAGAATCATACCAAAAAACTCCAATGCATGGAAGGCCCTTAACGGAGAGGTTTATAGATATAGTTTTAAAATATCTGACTTAGAAGGCGCAAAGCAAGTGGGGGTTGACTATCCGATTAAAGATATTGGCTGGAGCTGTTATGTAACATCACCTATTTCGCAAATAACAGGGATTCAGATAAAGCGAGTAAAGAACGACTTAATGGCACTAATACTAGTATATACTGTTTCGTTTATAATAGCATTTCTTATTGGAAGACAACATATATACTCAATCAATAAAATTAAGGATGTTACCAATAAGGCTCTTTACAAAGATGAAAATTATAAAACTGACTGTAAGGGTATAGATGAATATGAAGAGGTTGTAGATGCCTTTAACCAAATTACAGAAGGCTATAATCAAAAAATAAACGAGGTAGAGGAATACAGTAATTTGAAGGCGAATTTTATGGCTACTATGTCACACGAGTTAAAAACACCTTTAAATATTATTCTTGGCTGCGTTCAATTAATGGAAATACAAGTTATAGAAAACGAATCTTTTAAGAAGTATCTAAAGATACTAAAACAAAACAGCTTTAGACTTCTTAGGTTAATAAATAATTTTATTGATATAAATAAGATTGAAGTGGAAAATCTAACTTTAAATTTGGTAAATGATAATATCATAAGAGTTATTGAGGATATTTCCTTGTCCATTGTTGAATACACAAATCTAAAAAATATAGGAATTATATTTGATACTGAAGTAGAAGAAAAGTATATGGCCTTTGATCATGATAAGATTGAGAGAATAGTACTCAACCTGTTATCCAATTCAATTAAATTTACGGAATCTGGAGGAGTTATAGCAATTAATATTTACGATAAAGATGATCATATAGTGGTTTCAGTAAAGGATAATGGTATAGGTATTCCAAAAGAAATGCAGAGGAAAATATTTGATAGATTTGTGCAGGTAGACAGCACACTGAGAAGGAGAGCAGAAGGTAGTGGAATTGGTTTGTCACTAGTAAAATCTCTAGTTGAACTTCATGAGGGTTCAATATCAGTAAAGAGTGAAGTTGGTATAGGTAGTGAATTTATAATTGAACTTCCTGTAAAGCAGGTTGAAAAAAATCAAAAAGCAAGTATAGAAGGTAGTCTGTCTAACGTAGAAAAGATAAAAATTGAATTCTCAGATATATATACATAAATATTCGGAAAGAAAGATATGCTAGGTAAAAAATAATTGTAGTAATTTAATAGTGAGAGTATAATATTGCCATAAGAAAAATATTCCACATAAACAAAATAAAGATAGAATATTGATACAATGAGGTATCTCTTAATTGAGATACCCTTTTTTCATTGAGTATGAAATTTTGAAAGGGAAGGTGTTTTTATGTATTTTACTCCTAGAGAGATGGAAAAGCTAATGCTTCACTATGCAGGAGAGCTTGCAAGAAAACGTAAGGATAGAGGCTTAAAGCTTAATTATCCAGAAGCAGTTGCACTTATATGCTCTGAGCTTATGGAAGCAGCGAGAGATGGGAAGACTGTAACAGAACTTATGAACCTTGGAACAAAGATATTAAAGGAAGAGGATGTAATGGAAGGAATATCTGAAATGATTGATGAAGTTCAAATAGAAGCAACCTTTCCAGACGGCACAAAACTAGTTACTGTCCATAATCCAATAAGGTAGGTGTTAAAATGAAACCAGGTGAAATAATCGTTAAGGATAGAGATATTATATGTAACGAAGGAAGAAAAACAAAGATTTTAATTGTTTCTAATACTGGAGATAGACCAGTTCAGGTAGGCTCACATTTCCATTTTTTTGAGGTGAATAAGTGTATCGAATTTGATAGAGCTGAAGCCTTTGGTATGAGGCTTGATATAGCATCGGGTACTGCAGTACGTTTTGAGCCAGGTGAAGAGAAGGAAATCCAATTAGTTGAAATCGGTGGTAAGAAGCTGGTATATGGACTTAATGATTTAACCGCAGGAGCTACTGATGAAGCTAATAAAGAAGATAGTTTAAATAGAGCAAAAGAAAACTCTTTTAAAGGGGTGAAATAATATGAGTTTTAAAATAAAGGCTAGAGACTATGCCAATATGTATGGACCAACCACTGGAGATAGAGTAAGACTTGCAGATACAGACATAATCATAGAGGTTGAAAAGGATTATACAACTTATGGGGATGAGTGCAAGTTTGGTGGAGGTAAGACTCTAAGAGATGGTATGGGACAGTCAGCGTTAGGTGTAAGGGCAGAAGGTGTATTGGATCTAGTTATAACTAATGCTTTAGTTTTAGATTATACAGGGATATTTAAGGCAGACATAGGAATAAAGGATGGAAAGATTGTAGGTATAGGTAAAGCAGGTAATACAGACATTATGGATAATGTAGATGAAAATATGATAGTAGGGGCATCTACCGAAGCTATAGCAGGAGAAGGAATGATCTTAACTGCTGGTGGAATAGATACTCATATTCACTTTATATCTCCTCAGCAGATTGAAACTGCCCTGTACAGTGGCATAACCACAATGATTGGTGGAGGCACAGGTCCAGCTGATGGAACTAATGCTACAACTTGTACTCCTGGTGCTTTTTATATAGAAAGAATGCTTGAAGCTGCAGAAGAGTTTCCAATGAATCTTGGATTTTTAGGAAAAGGAAATTCTTCTTCTTTAGATGCTTTGAGAGAGCAGGTGGAAGCTGGTGCTCTTGGACTTAAGCTTCATGAAGATTGGGGAAGTACTCCAAAAGCCATAGATACTTGTCTTGCAGTAGCAGATGAATATGATGTTCAAGTAGCTATTCATACTGATACTTTAAATGAAGCAGGTTTTGTAGAGGATACTGTAGCAGCAATAGGTGGAAGAACTATTCACACTTATCATACAGAAGGAGCAGGTGGAGGTCATGCACCGGATATTATGAAAATAGCTTCTTTTCCTAATATACTTCCTTCATCTACAAATCCAACAAGACCATATACAGTGAATACTATAGATGAGCATTTAGATATGCTTATGGTTTGTCATCACTTAGATAAGAAAGTACCAGAAGATATAGCTTTTGCAGACTCAAGAATAAGACCAGAAACTATAGCAGCAGAAGATATATTTCATGACATGGGGATCTTTAGCATGTTAAGTTCAGACTCGCAAGCAATGGGAAGAGTTGGAGAAGTTATAATAAGAACTTGGCAGACTGCAGATAAGATGAAGAAACAAAGAGGACTTTTACCTGAAGACAAAGACTTAGGCTGTGATAACTTTAGAGCAAAAAGATATGTAGCAAAGTATACAATAAATCCAGCAATTACTCACGGTATATCTAAATATGTAGGTTCTGTTGAAGTAGGAAAATATGCTGACTTAGTATTGTGGAAGCCTGCTTTCTTTGGAGTAAAGCCTGAGATGATAATTAAAGCTGGAATGATTACTGCAAGTAGAATGGGAGATGCCAATGCATCTATACCAACTCCTCAGCCAGTTATTTATAGAAATATGTTTGGAGCCTTCGGCAAGGCTAAATATAAATGCTGTATGACTTTTGTATCTAAGGCCTCTTTAGAAAATGGAAATATAGAAAAGCTAGGACTTAATAAGACTGTACTTCCAGTAGAAAACTGCAGGAACATAGGAAAGAAAGATATGGTTCTAAACTCAGAGACTCCAAAGATTGAGGTAAACCCTGAGAACTATGAAGTTAAAGTTGATGGGCAGCATGTAACCTGTAAACCAATTAAGGAAGCGTCCTTAGCTCAGAGGTATTTCTTATTTTAAGAAAGCATTCAAACCGTTGGTATGCCTATATATTTATATAATTATAACATTAAAAAAACACATAATTATTTAATTATAAATTTAAATGATTATATATTACCAGTTAGATAGGAGTAATTTATGTTAGTTGAAAGTATATTAGGAACTTTAGAAGACTTTGATGTTCATGGAAAAGAAATAGATTTCGTGGATATAGAGTGGTATGAAGTCAATAAAAAGATAATAAAGAAAGTAAGTTCCAGCGGAAGACAGGTTGGAATTAGACTAGATGGAAGTAGAAAACTTAATCATAAGGATGTACTTCATGATGATTCTGAATTTATAGTGATTGTAAATATACCTGAGTGTGAAGCTATTTCAATAAAGCCTTCAACTATGGAGGAAATGGGAAGAATATGTTATGAAATAGGAAATAAACACATTCCATTATTTCTGCATCATGAGGAGATACTTGTGCCTTATGATGAACCTTTGATGAAGCTACTTGAGAAAAATAACTTTAATCCACAGAAGGTTTCAGCTAGACTTACAAACGGTTTAGAAACTCACAGCCATAGTCATAGCCACGGACATAGCCATGAGCATGAACATTAGTAATCAATTTTTTACACTGCTTCAGATTGCTGACTCCATATTTCCTATAGGTTCTTATACTCAGTCAAATGGACTTGAGACCTATGTACAAAAAGGAATTGTAAAGGATAGTGAATCATCAAAGGAGTACTTGAGGCACATGCTTACAAGTAGTGTAAAATATAATGACGGATTAGCTGTGAAATTAGCCTATGAGTATGCAAAAGTGAGAGACATAGATAAAATATTAGAACTTGACGATTTGCTTACCTGCTCTAAGGCACCAAGGGAAATAAAAGAAGGTAGTATGAAGCTATGCACTAGATTTATTAAGCTTGTTAACACTATAAAAAGAACCGAACTTATTGATTTGTACGAGAAAGCTGTAAATGGAGAAAAAGCTTATGGCCAGTACTGTATTTCTTTTGGGATCTTTGCAGCAGAGTGTGATATATCAAAGGAAGAAGCTTTGATGGCGTATGTGTATAATCAGGCTTCTTCAATAATAAATAACTGCACTAAACTTGTTCCTTTAGGACAGTTAGATGGTCAAAAAGCACTTTTTAGTATGCAAGAAGTTATGTCGAATATTACCCAGGAAATATTGGAGCTTACAGTGAATGATATCGGAAGATGTAGTATAGGGGCGGATATAAGAGCAATGCAGCATGAGGATTTATATTCTAGATTGTATATGTCTTAGTCTTAAATATTGTGTTGAAGTTTATGCGGCGCTGTATGTGATATTTTATAAATAACGACTAAGAGTAAATGTGATTTTGGAGAGGAGGAAATGTTGATTTTTAAGTAGTCAACATAAGTGAATATATGAGTTATGTAAAGATAGGAATTGCAGGTCCAGTTGGATCAGGGAAAACTGCATTAATTGAAAGACTTACAAGAGAAATGAGTAAAGAATACAGTGTAGCTGTAATAACAAACGATATATATACAAAAGAGGATGCAGAGTTTTTAACTGCAAACAGTATTCTTCCAAAGGAAAGAATCATGGGGGTAGAGACCGGTGGATGTCCTCATACTGCAATAAGAGAAGATGCTTCTATGAATCTTGAAGCTGTGGATATGATGGCAAAAAGATTTCCAGATGTTGAGATAATATTTATAGAGAGCGGTGGAGACAATCTATCAGCTACCTTTAGCCCAGACTTAGCAGATTCAACTATATATGTTATAGATGTATCCGGTGGAGATAAGATTCCAAGAAAAGGTGGACCTGGAATAACAAGATCTGATCTTCTTATAATAAACAAGATAGATTTAGCACCATATGTTGGTGCAAGTCTTGAGGTAATGGAAAGAGATTCTATAAAGATGAGAGGAACTAAACCTTTTATTTTCACAGATCTTCATAACAAAGTAGGATTAGATAAGGTTATAAATTGGATTAAAGAAAATGTTCTGCTTGAGGGAGTGTAATGATCAATAATTACGAGAAAGATAGTCATATTAATATAATAGCTTCAGTTAAAAAGGATAGGACTATTTTAGAAGATAGCTATTTTACAGCTCCTTTTAAAACCATAAGACCTTTTTACGATGAGCAGTATAATATTATGAAACTTTGTATAATGAATGTATCCCCAGGAATATTAGAAGGAGATAAGTACTTCTTAAGTTTTCATATTAAAGAAGGCGCTAGGCTTCATATATACTCACAATCTTACAGCAAGATATTCAATATGAAGGAAGGCAGTGCCTATCAAAAACTTAAGGTAAGCTTAGAGAAGAACAGTAGGTTTGAGTATTTTTTAATGCCTACAATGCCTTTTAATGGCTCTAACTTTTTTAGTGAAGCAGATATACATCTTGAAAATGGAAGTGAGTTATTATATAGAGAAATATTATCTTGTGGAAGATATATGTCTGGAGAAAGATTTGATTTCAATATATACTCATCAAAAACTAAGCTATATTACAATGGTAAATTAATTTTCTTTGATAACACTTTTCTTGAACCAAAGAAGCAAAATCTAGATGAAATAGGGTATTACGAAGGTTATACTCACCAAGCTAATGTATATATAATAAATGATAA
Proteins encoded in this region:
- a CDS encoding zinc ribbon domain-containing protein — translated: MAEVTMCQSCGLPFNEEHSHFIATDPDGSKSIYCTNCYKDGKFIVPNMTMKEMIDLIVPILGKAIGEEEARKEMTNLLPTLKRWK
- a CDS encoding DUF4825 domain-containing protein, which produces MNNRFKKIAPIIVVLSLTLIGCNNNSAKISNQTKQTTSKISTYDLIKYKDSYVGDNSAVANIISKLPANSYSAGFSLQTAKEPYGMTINYKANKNSKEEDYTKFWSNVQIEELLEKNAVVLLALIKNADSVDFNVEDIGEKPYKYDRKTLEKKYGGDLRNLFKNDGSLDSFLKS
- a CDS encoding ATP-binding protein encodes the protein MKKRKHRLVGMTRKLFILIFITLIPLTFLVVYEIKSNFTSSINQELNSSQDYCEAISSSFTNYITKVWTNQYSIGLSMALNTKWTQSDIEKFMNAVLPYDNGIFSYTWLKPNGDVVTSTSAGVRGKNISDRDYVQAIMQGKDKVIGDLRYAANGYDLIIPVARAIRVNGVLQGIIISNIDIKRLDSVLPARRTGKSSKYGLIDKNGRIVYANDIKGLSYDQRIIPKNSNAWKALNGEVYRYSFKISDLEGAKQVGVDYPIKDIGWSCYVTSPISQITGIQIKRVKNDLMALILVYTVSFIIAFLIGRQHIYSINKIKDVTNKALYKDENYKTDCKGIDEYEEVVDAFNQITEGYNQKINEVEEYSNLKANFMATMSHELKTPLNIILGCVQLMEIQVIENESFKKYLKILKQNSFRLLRLINNFIDINKIEVENLTLNLVNDNIIRVIEDISLSIVEYTNLKNIGIIFDTEVEEKYMAFDHDKIERIVLNLLSNSIKFTESGGVIAINIYDKDDHIVVSVKDNGIGIPKEMQRKIFDRFVQVDSTLRRRAEGSGIGLSLVKSLVELHEGSISVKSEVGIGSEFIIELPVKQVEKNQKASIEGSLSNVEKIKIEFSDIYT
- the ureA gene encoding urease subunit gamma: MYFTPREMEKLMLHYAGELARKRKDRGLKLNYPEAVALICSELMEAARDGKTVTELMNLGTKILKEEDVMEGISEMIDEVQIEATFPDGTKLVTVHNPIR
- the ureB gene encoding urease subunit beta; amino-acid sequence: MKPGEIIVKDRDIICNEGRKTKILIVSNTGDRPVQVGSHFHFFEVNKCIEFDRAEAFGMRLDIASGTAVRFEPGEEKEIQLVEIGGKKLVYGLNDLTAGATDEANKEDSLNRAKENSFKGVK
- the ureB gene encoding urease subunit beta translates to MSFKIKARDYANMYGPTTGDRVRLADTDIIIEVEKDYTTYGDECKFGGGKTLRDGMGQSALGVRAEGVLDLVITNALVLDYTGIFKADIGIKDGKIVGIGKAGNTDIMDNVDENMIVGASTEAIAGEGMILTAGGIDTHIHFISPQQIETALYSGITTMIGGGTGPADGTNATTCTPGAFYIERMLEAAEEFPMNLGFLGKGNSSSLDALREQVEAGALGLKLHEDWGSTPKAIDTCLAVADEYDVQVAIHTDTLNEAGFVEDTVAAIGGRTIHTYHTEGAGGGHAPDIMKIASFPNILPSSTNPTRPYTVNTIDEHLDMLMVCHHLDKKVPEDIAFADSRIRPETIAAEDIFHDMGIFSMLSSDSQAMGRVGEVIIRTWQTADKMKKQRGLLPEDKDLGCDNFRAKRYVAKYTINPAITHGISKYVGSVEVGKYADLVLWKPAFFGVKPEMIIKAGMITASRMGDANASIPTPQPVIYRNMFGAFGKAKYKCCMTFVSKASLENGNIEKLGLNKTVLPVENCRNIGKKDMVLNSETPKIEVNPENYEVKVDGQHVTCKPIKEASLAQRYFLF
- the ureE gene encoding urease accessory protein UreE, whose translation is MLVESILGTLEDFDVHGKEIDFVDIEWYEVNKKIIKKVSSSGRQVGIRLDGSRKLNHKDVLHDDSEFIVIVNIPECEAISIKPSTMEEMGRICYEIGNKHIPLFLHHEEILVPYDEPLMKLLEKNNFNPQKVSARLTNGLETHSHSHSHGHSHEHEH
- a CDS encoding urease accessory protein UreF, which translates into the protein MSMNISNQFFTLLQIADSIFPIGSYTQSNGLETYVQKGIVKDSESSKEYLRHMLTSSVKYNDGLAVKLAYEYAKVRDIDKILELDDLLTCSKAPREIKEGSMKLCTRFIKLVNTIKRTELIDLYEKAVNGEKAYGQYCISFGIFAAECDISKEEALMAYVYNQASSIINNCTKLVPLGQLDGQKALFSMQEVMSNITQEILELTVNDIGRCSIGADIRAMQHEDLYSRLYMS
- the ureG gene encoding urease accessory protein UreG is translated as MSYVKIGIAGPVGSGKTALIERLTREMSKEYSVAVITNDIYTKEDAEFLTANSILPKERIMGVETGGCPHTAIREDASMNLEAVDMMAKRFPDVEIIFIESGGDNLSATFSPDLADSTIYVIDVSGGDKIPRKGGPGITRSDLLIINKIDLAPYVGASLEVMERDSIKMRGTKPFIFTDLHNKVGLDKVINWIKENVLLEGV
- a CDS encoding urease accessory protein UreD; this encodes MINNYEKDSHINIIASVKKDRTILEDSYFTAPFKTIRPFYDEQYNIMKLCIMNVSPGILEGDKYFLSFHIKEGARLHIYSQSYSKIFNMKEGSAYQKLKVSLEKNSRFEYFLMPTMPFNGSNFFSEADIHLENGSELLYREILSCGRYMSGERFDFNIYSSKTKLYYNGKLIFFDNTFLEPKKQNLDEIGYYEGYTHQANVYIINDKIDEEFRDKIVGYLNSQEGIIAGASINHEKMITIRILGNSSDKLAKITEGIREIDLER